In one Gracilinanus agilis isolate LMUSP501 chromosome 6, AgileGrace, whole genome shotgun sequence genomic region, the following are encoded:
- the NPAS4 gene encoding neuronal PAS domain-containing protein 4 → MYRSTKGASKARRDQINAEIRSLKELLPLAEADKVRLSYLHIMSLACIYTRKGVFFAGGAPLTGPAGLLSAQELEDIVAALPGFLLMFTAEGKLLYLSDSVSEHLGHSMVDLVAQGDSIYDIIDPADHLTVRQQLALPSMPDTDRLFRCRFNTSKSLRRQSAGNKLVLIRGRFHPHPPGAYWAGNPVFTAFCAPLDARARPGPASGSGVASIFLAVFQSRHAKDLAMLDVSESVLVYLGFERSELVCKSWYGLLHPEDLAHASAQHYRLLADSGDAQAEMVVRLQAKAGGWVWVYSLMHPEGSDGPITANNYPISDSEAWCLRQQLSSEDAHLAYVLGTSTAPSTFSESLLSPAQCTSPDPTFTSALGGPRSTNFPTGPELATISSVQQLPQPPKELDFNYLAFPTGPESTFQGDLCKDFVCTPPYTPHQPGGCAFLFSLQEPFQTHISTSSGSVQEQLTPSTAIFPDQLTPSSATFPELTSPIQGQLTNTTAQPYEDQLTPCATTFQDQLMSNTATFQEQLASPVQEQLTPPSTAFQAHLASPSRTFPDQLSPNPTKPYFPQDGCSFLYEKLPPSPNSPGNGDCTLLALAQLRGPLSVDVPLVPDGLLTPEASPVKQSFFHYSEKEKSEIDRLIQQISQLAQGMDCPFPAEPGAEGLEPLGQSLSFPGAGPPIFSLDLKSWKSQELAFLDAPEDHFLEEKSVEDIFMGLSTPTPQGEWGPGGPETSGPGGVPSPCTDLSPEDHSFLEDLAAYETDFETGVSAFPYDGSSDELYQLQSHVQDSFHDDGSGGEPTF, encoded by the exons ATGTACCGCTCCACCAAGGGCGCCTCTAAGGCGCGGCGGGACCAGATCAACGCGGAGATCCGGAGCCTTAAGGAGCTCCTGCCACTGGCCGAAGCGGACAAGGTGCGGCTCTCTTACCTGCACATCATGTCGCTAGCCTGCATCTACACCCGCAAGGGCGTCTTCTTTGCCGGAG GCGCCCCTCTGACTGGCCCAGCTGGGCTGCTTTCGGCACAGGAGCTGGAAGATATCGTGGCGGCGCTGCCCGGATTCCTGCTCATGTTTACAGCTGAGGGAAAGCTTCTCTATCTGTCCGATAGCGTGAGCGAGCACTTGGGCCATTCCATG GTGGATCTGGTTGCCCAGGGTGACAGCATCTATGATATTATTGACCCTGCTGACCACCTCACTGTCCGTCAGCAGCTGGCTCTGCCCTCCATGCCTGACACTG aTCGACTTTTCCGATGCCGATTCAATACTTCCAAGTCCCTGAGGCGCCAGAGTGCAGGCAACAAGCTTGTGCTCATCCGTGGCCGCTTCCACCCTCACCCCCCTGGAGCCTACTGGGCAGGAAATCCTGTCTTCACAGCCTTCTGTGCCCCACTTGATGCCCGAGCGCGCCCTGGGCCAGCGTCTGGCTCCGGGGTGGCCTCGATCTTCTTGGCAGTGTTTCAGAGCCGTCATGCCAAGGACCTAGCCATGCTGGATGTCTCCGAGAG TGTCCTAGTCTACCTGGGCTTTGAGCGCAGCGAGCTGGTCTGTAAATCATGGTATGGACTTCTGCACCCTGAGGACCTGGCCCACGCTTCGGCCCAGCACTACCGCCTGC tGGCCGACAGTGGCGATGCTCAGGCAGAAATGGTAGTGAGACTGCAGGCCAAGGCTGGAGGCTGGGTATGGGTGTACTCCCTGATGCATCCTGAGGGCTCAGATGGCCCCATCACTGCCAACAACTACCCCATCAG TGACTCGGAAGCCTGGTGCCTTCGCCAGCAGCTCAGCTCTGAAGATGCCCATTTGGCTTATGTTCTAGGCACCTCAACGGCACCAAGCACTTTCTCAGAAAGCCTCCTTTCCCCAGCCCAGTGCACAAGCCCTGACCCGACCTTCACCTCAGCTTTGGGAGGTCCCAGAAGCACAAACTTCCCCACTGGCCCAGAACTGGCAACCATTTCTTCTGTACAGCAGCTGCCTCAGCCTCCCAAGGAATTGGACTTTAATTATTTGGCATTCCCAACAGGCCCTGAGTCTACCTTCCAAGGAGATCTGTGCAAAGATTTTGTGTGCACCCCACCATACACACCTCACCAGCCAGGGGGCTGTGCCTTCCTCTTCAGCCTCCAAGAGCCCTTCCAAACCCATATTTCCACCTCTTCCGGCTCCGTCCAAGAGCAGCTGACTCCCAGTACTGCCATCTTCCCTGACCAGCTGACCCCCAGCAGTGCCACCTTTCCTGAGCTGACCAGCCCCATCCAAGGCCAGTTGACCAATACCACAGCCCAGCCCTATGAAGACCAGCTGACTCCCTGTGCCACAACTTTCCAAGACCAGTTGATGTCCAACACTGCCACCTTCCAGGAGCAGTTGGCCAGCCCTGTCCAAGAACAATTGACCCCACCCAGCACAGCTTTCCAAGCTCACCTGGCCAGCCCCAGCCGAACCTTCCCAGACCAACTGAGCCCTAACCCCACCAAACCTTACTTCCCCCAAGATGGCTGCAGTTTTCTCTATGAGAAGTTGCCCCCCAGTCCTAACAGTCCTGGTAACGGGGACTGTACTCTCTTGGCTCTGGCCCAGCTCCGGGGGCCACTATCTGTGGACGTGCCCCTGGTGCCTGATGGCTTGCTTACCCCAGAGGCCTCCCCAGTCAAACAGAGTTTCTTCCATTactcagaaaaggagaaaagtgagATAGACAGACTTATCCAGCAGATCAGCCAGCTGGCCCAGGGCATGGATTGCCCTTTCCCAGCAGAGCCTGGAGCCGAGGGGCTTGAACCCCTGGGCCAAAGCCTCTCCTTCCCGGGGGCTGGTCCCCCTATATTCAGCCTCGACCTTAAATCCTGGAAAAGCCAGGAGTTGGCATTCTTGGATGCTCCAGAGGACCATTTCCTGGAAGAGAAGTCTGTGGAAGACATCTTCATGGGCCTCTCCACCCCAACCCCCCAGGGGGAGTGGGGACCAGGGGGTCCTGAGACTTCGGGCCCAGGGGGGGTCCCATCGCCCTGCACCGACCTGTCCCCAGAAGATCACAGCTTCCTGGAGGACCTGGCCGCATATGAAACCGACTTTGAGACAGGTGTCTCAGCGTTCCCCTATGATGGAAGTAGCGATGAGTTGTATCAACTCCAGAGTCATGTTCAAGACAGCTTCCATGATG atGGAAGTGGAGGGGAACCAACGTTCTGA